One genomic window of Coriobacteriia bacterium includes the following:
- the hemL gene encoding glutamate-1-semialdehyde 2,1-aminomutase, translated as MTNSHEAFAAANKIIPGGVNSPVRAYKSVGIEPRFVDHAKGSKIYDIDGREYIDFVQSWGPMILGHGPEEVLAVVREQLEKGTSYGAPTLLEIEAAQAVVDAVPSIEEVRFVSSGTEAVMSAIRLARGYTGRDKFIKFDGNYHGHSDALLVAAGSGLLTLGIPSTPGVTEGAAKDTVVVPYNDLVAVREAFEENSEQVACVIVEAVAGNMGVVLPEPGFLEGLRSLCDEFGALLVFDEVITGFRLSLGGAQELFGVTPDLTTLGKIIGGGFPVGAFGGRREIMEQLAPNGPVYQAGTLSGNPIAMAAGIATVKRLRQPGVYEDLARKGKRMSTGIAEAAAAAGIPVYGTQIGSMTCTFFTDRKVTDWASASTSDTKRYAKYFRGMLDRGFWLAPSQFEACFASVALSDEEIDRFVAAATDVMKEL; from the coding sequence ATGACAAACTCCCATGAAGCGTTCGCTGCTGCCAACAAAATCATTCCCGGTGGCGTGAACTCGCCGGTACGCGCCTATAAAAGTGTCGGCATCGAACCGCGTTTTGTCGACCATGCAAAGGGTTCGAAAATCTATGATATCGATGGACGCGAATATATCGACTTCGTCCAGTCGTGGGGTCCGATGATTCTCGGGCACGGGCCGGAGGAAGTGCTTGCCGTCGTGCGTGAGCAACTTGAAAAGGGTACGAGCTACGGAGCCCCGACTCTGCTCGAAATCGAGGCGGCCCAAGCGGTCGTCGACGCCGTTCCTTCCATCGAAGAGGTTCGTTTCGTGTCGTCGGGTACCGAGGCGGTCATGAGCGCGATTCGTCTTGCGCGCGGTTACACCGGACGCGACAAGTTCATAAAGTTCGACGGAAACTATCACGGGCACAGCGATGCGCTTCTCGTGGCAGCGGGCTCCGGTCTGTTGACGCTCGGCATCCCGAGTACACCGGGCGTAACCGAAGGGGCGGCCAAAGACACCGTCGTCGTGCCTTACAACGATCTCGTCGCGGTTCGCGAGGCATTCGAAGAAAACTCCGAGCAGGTCGCGTGTGTCATCGTCGAAGCGGTTGCCGGTAACATGGGTGTCGTTTTGCCTGAGCCGGGCTTCTTGGAGGGGCTGCGCTCCTTGTGCGATGAGTTCGGTGCGCTTCTCGTTTTCGATGAGGTCATCACCGGATTCCGTCTTTCATTGGGCGGCGCACAAGAACTCTTCGGCGTCACTCCCGACCTGACAACGTTAGGCAAGATTATCGGCGGCGGATTCCCCGTGGGTGCTTTCGGCGGGCGAAGGGAAATCATGGAGCAACTCGCTCCCAACGGTCCCGTCTATCAGGCCGGCACACTTTCGGGCAACCCCATCGCCATGGCCGCCGGCATCGCCACCGTCAAGCGTTTGCGTCAGCCCGGCGTTTACGAGGACCTTGCGCGCAAGGGCAAGCGTATGTCGACAGGCATCGCGGAGGCAGCCGCTGCAGCCGGCATTCCGGTGTATGGCACACAGATCGGCTCGATGACCTGCACGTTCTTCACTGACAGAAAAGTCACGGACTGGGCGAGTGCCTCCACAAGCGATACAAAGCGCTACGCGAAATATTTCCGTGGAATGTTGGACCGCGGTTTCTGGCTTGCACCGAGCCAGTTCGAAGCATGTTTTGCCTCAGTCGCACTCAGCGACGAGGAAATTGATCGTTTCGTCGCAGCTGCGACAGACGTCATGAAGGAGCTCTGA
- a CDS encoding UTP--glucose-1-phosphate uridylyltransferase — protein MKAIIPAAGLGTRFLPVTKAQPKEMLPVLDKPIAQYAVEEASLAGVEQVLFVTGRGKRALEDHFDRSAELETALENSGNLAGLRIIEQIPLLADIFYVRQKSPMGLGHAVSCGAPFINGEPFYVLLGDVITPENNVLPLLKAVHDVTGGSVIAVEEVPDDLVSRYGVIAGEPLPFSDFENVDCPVWSVNSLVEKPPMNDAPSNLAITGRYLLTPRVMDILKKTPRGRGNEIQLTDALVELAKVEPMHAVVIKPGTIYDTGNVLSWLEANVRLALKDERYAKELRAAVSTWLGE, from the coding sequence ATGAAAGCCATTATTCCGGCAGCCGGCCTCGGCACACGATTTTTGCCGGTTACCAAAGCGCAGCCGAAAGAGATGCTCCCCGTTCTCGATAAACCGATAGCGCAGTACGCCGTCGAGGAAGCCTCCTTAGCCGGTGTCGAGCAGGTGCTTTTCGTTACCGGCCGCGGAAAACGTGCGCTCGAAGATCACTTCGATCGCTCCGCCGAACTTGAAACCGCGTTGGAAAACTCCGGCAACTTGGCGGGTCTGAGAATCATCGAGCAGATTCCCCTTCTGGCGGATATTTTTTACGTTCGTCAAAAGTCGCCCATGGGTCTCGGACACGCGGTTTCTTGCGGCGCGCCGTTTATAAACGGTGAGCCGTTTTATGTGCTGCTCGGCGATGTCATCACTCCGGAAAACAATGTGTTGCCGCTTCTCAAAGCGGTGCACGACGTGACCGGCGGAAGCGTGATAGCCGTCGAAGAGGTACCTGACGATTTGGTGTCTCGTTACGGTGTCATTGCCGGAGAGCCGTTGCCCTTCAGTGATTTCGAAAACGTCGATTGTCCGGTGTGGAGTGTGAATTCTTTGGTCGAGAAACCGCCGATGAACGATGCCCCCTCGAATTTGGCGATTACCGGGCGTTATCTGCTCACTCCGCGCGTGATGGATATTTTGAAAAAAACGCCGCGTGGCAGAGGAAACGAAATCCAGTTGACCGATGCGCTCGTCGAACTTGCGAAAGTCGAGCCGATGCACGCCGTCGTCATCAAGCCCGGTACGATTTATGATACGGGCAACGTACTTTCTTGGCTGGAGGCAAATGTTCGTCTCGCCTTGAAAGACGAACGATACGCGAAAGAATTGCGTGCTGCTGTTTCGACGTGGCTTGGAGAGTAA